CTCAAGCCTCTATTACATAAAATTATAGGACCCACTCAATCCAGTTTTCAACAAGGAAAGCGCGCCTCGGACAATGCAAGTCCAAGAAATTCTAAGTCATTTCCTCAAAACACGGGGTAAACAAATCCACATGCTCCTAAAACTAGATCTAGAAAAATCCTTCGACAGGTTAGAGTGGTCCTTCATTCATCGTACACCACTTTTTTAATATCACACCCTCAATAATTACTCTAATCATGTCCTGCATCACGACCACCTCAACTTCAATACTGATTAATGGCACAAGGACAAATCTTTTCCAATCGTCTCGAGGTATTCGCCAAGGCGATCCCCTCTCCCCTAAACTCTTATTATGTGTATGAAAATGATATCGCGTAGCATCTCCACATCGGTAGACtatcttttcatgatgtagaaaaaaatattttctttcattttaacaaaacaaGTATTTTCTTTTGATGACGTAGAAaacgtattttctttcatttcaacaaaatgagtacttcaTTTTAGTGATATCAAATGATTTATTTAACTAACTATTATTGATAAGAATAATCATCGAACATGAAAAATATCTGATAATAAAGAAGAAACACATTATCACAAcagaaaaaataacaaataaaactTATACCATTAAATAAAGGACGGGTACTGAGCTAGTTTTTAGGTAtcataataaaataaaagaaagtactcattttattgaaatgaaagagaatattttttctacaacatgaaaataaaatcttctttttgttgaaataaaataaaatactttttctacaacaggaaaagaaagtactcattttgtgaaaaagaaaatactttttctacatcatgaaaagaaagtatttttttttgttgaaacaaaaaaaaaatactttttctacaacatgagaagaaagtactcattttgtgaaaaagaaaatactttttctacattaggaaaagaaagtacttattttattgaaataaaagtattttttttacatcataaaaaaaatattcatttttttgaaatgaaaaagaaaatactctataTATCTACAACattaaaagaaagtatttttaataatatttctattagGGGAGGGGTGGGGGTTCGGGGGTACGGTGAGGTTGGGATGGTGGGAGGTGGGTTGGGATGGGTGGGAAGTTATAATTTTACTATTTGTTTTTATTATTCTGATCTTTGTTAGTATTATAAGATGAAAAGCTATCAAATAAAGTTCTAAATcaaaattgaggaaagaaatcatTAGGCATGAATTGACATTTATTCAAAACAtaagataatttttatatatgCTTGTTTGAAAGTTCAGGATATTACAAAGATTTGGGTCAAATTGGGCAGATAGGTTTTCTGCACGATGATTTGTTCTGTCATCACTtccttttttatattttatcataAGGACATCATCATTGAATTTCATCTTCTCTCGGGGATTACTTTCTTTCTCTAGGTTCATTCTCTCCATTCTTCATTGTATGCAGTATAACTCATTGTTTAGCACATCTTGACCACTCAGCCCATCTTAATCCAAGTGAACTTTGGGCAGGGTTGGGCAATGGCCCATTTAAAGAGTTAGTTCATCTTGACCGACCCAAATACAGCCCAAACAACTCATTTACCACCCCTACAAGAAAGTCACATCCCCCTTAGTTTATTCAATTTATCTTTCCTCCACTATTACATGAGAAAGTTATATTTAAACTAGTATACCTGCCCGTACTTCACGGCGGTccttaaaaaaataaaacataatagaattattttgtgatttttatcatCCTCAATAAAATTCTTTGACAAAATTTTTTGAATCATATTTAAATAAGTATGAAATACACATTCACAATTATACCAGATTTTGTGATCCTTTATCGTCCTCTATAAAAACAGAACATTTAGGATTCACTTGCGAATGTTCATCTTCTTTAGGAGTGAGGCCGTGGTTCAAAACAAAAGAAACATGAATAAGACAAATATAAATCAACTCACACAAATTTTATGTTAAACAAcgacaaaataagaaaaatggtcTTATTGACATCTAAACTCAGCTACGAAATTTCTATTTCATCATTAGCAAAAGAATTTACGTGATCTCTTAAATGTTAATTGTAAAAAAATTATCTTGGTATTATTTCTTGTAGCGAATCCCACGGTGGATTCACCATTGAAATGTGAAAGAGAAATTAagtgaaagagaaaagaaattgaaagataaaaattcaaatttttcaTTCAACATAGCTAGAAATGGACGAGTACAAAGGATAGAAAGCATAAATAACTTCCTAACAAACTAGACACGTGTATGCTAATTAGGCTTCTATCTTCAGGGACTCAACAACAAATAACTAAGGACTCAATTTGACAATAAGTAAACTAATGACCTAAGAATTGTAATTAATTAGACCTCAAAGATTAAATCTCTAAAGACTAGTATTTATCTTCAAAACCATAATACGTCAATACCGTTACATTTCTCCAAAGAAAAGAAATATTAGGTTATTTGTCTCTTTGCACTCTATATAACGTATCAATTCCTTATGGTGATTATGATATGAATGGCTTTGCgaacattttcttccccaatttgttgATTTAAATTTCATCCAAGACCAACTATGTGTGACGTTGGGCTACTTGTAAATATTACAATGCGACAAAAATATGAAGGAAAAAATAGCAAGAAAATGGAAGAATGAAAGAAAGTAACAACAAAATGAGGAAAGAGACAAATAGAAGTTTTACAGTGTTAGAGACACCACATCACACATATTCCTTATGACCATCATTATACGAACACAAGTGAATCCTAAATGTACATAATATGTATTGGTCCGAAAATAACTTGGAGATTGCCTTATGCCTCTTCCATAATGGGTTTTCAGTATTTCTGTTTGATGttctttataatatatatttttttttaacaatGGCCTATCCCATTCTTTTCCAGCTTTTACTACAATATTTTTAGCGGAAAACATATATTTTTTCCTCCTAATAACTAAACTCtctgaaaaaacaaaaagaacCTTATCAAATACcttattgtttacccttaaaattggataacaattaaacttataatgtggttttaaggacacgtgatttcacctaataccaattgataaatgtgaagattaataacagaaatgaactgtAAAGTTAAGCGAACCAGTGTTGAAACGAAATTCAACCCTCGAGCTAGGGTgccctcgaactgattgatatcaaaacagttaaaaataaaggaagctgatgaacaagagagtataagctaaagagagagTATTATATTGGCTTTTATATGCGAGAACAATCTGTCCATACAAATAGTTAatactcctctttatatagtagaggaattctacttatggtataactctaattacagaagaaaatcccatgattagctaattaaccgttcctAATTTGATCCGTTCCAAGATTTCCGCTATGATCTTCGAGCAGTCACGGATATTTTTCCTTTCCGTTGttatgttatcttcgatcttgctcgatgcctATCTTATTCGGTCTCGATCGCTGTTGGCCTCGATCTCGACCGGTACCTCGAATCCCGAACTTGATACTTTGTCCTCGTACCTTGGTCTGATCCACTACCGGGCCGACCTTCGATGCAGCTCCCTGGTCCCGGTCAGATAGAAAAATTGGGTGGGCTCAGTTTTAACCGTATGCAGATAGTCCCttcattttttggagtgtaatgacaagaaacgaattgagccttcgatttttacCTCGACCTGCCATGACGTCACTGTCATGACGTAAGCGACGGAAGTGACCGAAATGTCCCGTCGGTACAGTTCTCCAAGTCATTAATGAGTAtcagttggtggtcggccactagtgcctttgaaccgtcgtcgtgaatccaataaatagaccccttcctcattgattcaaactttactttcacttccttttaatctccaaagcttttacatCTCTTAAGTTCTTCCCTTTTACAAATCTTCAGGTTTTGCTGTTAATTCTTTCTCAAACGCCAAATCCTATTATCTTCCTCTCCTTTAAACTtacacaaaaatggcaaaaacatcgaaaacggtaccacaaaaagaagttgcttcatcttctcaaccggccgGCAGGAAAACGCTGTGGAACCCCATCTTGAGAAATGCATTCCTGGGGGTGCGCGCTAAACTCCGATTTCAAGATCGATAAAGCCTCAtcgattcctggtcgatgcgagccagtgtcgaggtatatatactcgataactgagggataccttaagcaggtaaagaaagactaCAACTGGGAaggcaaagaggtggtgatcccgacccccgaagaagacatcaccacccatgtggaagggtttctaagtgtttacacttaccctttcacactgggcCCTCTCGACCCCGTCATCGTTGATTTTTGTCGTCAATAtcgaataaccctaggccaaatccatccttccttttggcgaattgttattctgctccgattctttgtgagcaaaatcaaggggctccctttcaccctcgatcaccttatcagattgtatagcccccgcctctatcgaggcggaTTAATAAAACTCAAACGTCGGGCTACCAAAgtattgttctcgagcatagacgaagacaaggatcgaggttggatgggtcggttcgtttgagtgaggacttccgacctaatcccagtcgagaagatgccatttcctgagaaatggaacatgaatcgtaaATACCGTCTCACTGTTAGCTTCCATGTATTATTTGTTCCATTGTCTTTTCTCATCGATGTctttttccatgatgtagcggtcgcttggatgccccATGTGATTTCCGACCTCGGGAGTTGGGTTCGgaacctggcctcgacctctacatacgccgagcACTCATGGCACgatttatcaaagggtcgatgggaggctaAGACTCATGGTAAGCCTACTctttgtgtatttgatgattCGATTAAGATGCCCTTCTTCTACTTATTCAATTTTCTCGTGTACATGCCTGGGCAAGGATGCAGTCATGAGGCCACtatctggtgaggaggagacttcgatctCGGCATcgaaaccggcgaaggacaaaaagaggaaaaagacctcaacctccgaggatccagaacctaagaagaagaagGCTCGTAAGTCGAAGAAGAGCATCATCCTTCTGGCCGAAGACTctgttcggcgtctaagggaggaagacgaagaagaggaagaagacgacTCCGGGCTGGTGGCCCAAGTAGgaatgagcaccgaggccccaaaggccATTGAATCGATGAAGGCTGCAGAGACTCCTGAGGGGGTCTCGGAAAGAGACTTGggcgaagtccccgagtcatcgaggattgaagatgcctgccaccataatgagccaacgGTGAGTAAGGCTGTAGGGGCTGGTCTCGAGGCCCCTTGAGAtggagagaacgccccaagtgatccacttggggcaatagaaattggaggctccgctctgctcccctcgttttctgaggagatgattcaagaggctcgggccttgaagacccccTGCATCGAAGGAGCCCACGGAagggaggaccccttccgtgattactttactggggtcgaagatgctacTAGCATTCATAATATGTgtaccaatatatatatatatatatatatatatatatatatatatatatgtgtgtgtgtgtgtatcaaTAAATCATCATGTACCATTATCTCTTCTCCAATATATATATTGGAGAAGATGTACCTATTAATCAATAAACTTATATATTTGATTTATCTACTACATTGTTATGAAATAAAGTGAATGTATATGAATGTTCATTTAATCCATCCATACATATTATTCAATGTACTACTTAGATAGATGTACCTATTAATTCTTAAGATGTATCTGGTGAACTTTAGGTGTTATCTTGTATATTATAAATAAGATATTCTTTTTCCATGAAAGTACACACAAGAAATATACTATAAGATAATTTCTACATTCTCTTCCTATATATCTTGTCTCCATTACTACATTGTTCTATTTTGCTCTCATTTCTTAACATACATAAGTTTGTCTTTTATATGATGTATTTGGCATTTAATGAGTTAAAGAACTGAAATATGATTTAATTACATTTCCTTTTATATATTTCAGCTAACCCGCCCATGATCTCCCCAAAACAGAGTAaaggggaaaaaaaaaagaaggaaacttTGTATTTCTAAGGGTCCCTATTTTAAATTGTTAGGGCAAAGAATGTGAGCAGTCTGTGATCATGATTCAGAAATAATACTGTTTTGTCCCAAATTGAATGtcattttttaaaagtaaaaataatattttcaagaaACATGAGTAGCTAATTTTGTAGAGAGTAAAAATTCAAAACAAAATAACCTGAATTATTGAAAATAGAGTAATTATACCCTTCGTTTGCATTTAGATACAAAATTGCCTTTGCCGTTAATAAAGTGGTTCACTTTTACGCCTCCCCACTAACAAACTCCACATCACATATAAACTAGTATAAAATAATACTTTTTTGCCGAGTTGAAAATTCATGTTCGAACAAAAAAGTCTTCTAGGAAAAAGAATGTCTTCCCCAATCTCTATTAATCATGAACAACATCTCACTTTTCCACGATCCATCCATCCATATGTTAAATCACTTCTTTTTAGTAAACCCACTAATTAAAAACCAGTAGTCCATTATTCTTCATCTCCACCGATATATTTGACTTTACTGTTGCATCTTCACTGTACACCGAACAATAATAATCCTCTCAAGATTCCTTTCCTCTAACTCTGCCACTATATGACCCAACACCGGCAAAAACACTTTCAAGACTTCGGTCGTGCTTGAATTTTTCGGTGGGTCAATACAAGAAGCATTAGATTTGGATTCAAACAAGTTTATAGGGATGTCTTTGGATCCAACCAATCTGCCAATAGCTTGTGGAATATTATTGCAAAGACCACAGCCGATAAGCTCTCGAGCAGAAGTTGTGTATATTAGAGTTCTCACAACCATCACATTCATGAAATTACAAGTCATCTTTTTAAGCATAAATTGTCAGGACTCGAGCAGTACTATTCTAAATTGAAATAACAAACGCTTTTGTGAGTTTAAGGATATCCTTCCTTCTAAATTGAACACCAACTTGGCTGCATACGATGGTAAGTTTAACAAATTACCTTTTTGAACATTTAGCAACACGGAGCAAGTTCAGAGAAATATAAAAAAGGAATTTATGATAGTAACTTATGGATGTATCGGTATGCAGTTGCATATTAAAAGAGGAAGGCGAAACAAAAGAGGAAGGCGAAACAAAAAAGGAAGGCGAAACGGATAAATTTTAATCATTAATTACTTGATTTTACAATATAAAAGGTCACTTTATTACGGATGCACCAATGATGAACAATGACATTGTATCCTTTGAGCATGTCCGGATTCGAGTCTTTCTAATGGGGTATTATTTGGTTATCTTATATGCTACGAGTTCCTTTGAGCAGGTCCGGATTCGAATCTTTCTAATGGGGTATTATTTGGTTATCTTATATGCTACGAGTTCAaagaatataaaaattatatCACACGAATTTGATCCAATATGAAAATAATAAGTGAAAAAAGTGAAGCAGGAGGTTGTGATCAGCAGCTGACCGGAGGAATTTTTCGGTGAGATTTCTCGTCATCGTAGTTACTAAAGGATATGGTGGGACATaccttttcctttcctttttttttttttttttttacagagaAACTTTTTCTCCAACATGGATTTTCTAACTCAGTAAAAAAGTACTATTTTATACGAGTTTATAAGTGATGTGGAGTCTATTAGTGGGGAGGGACACAAGTGAACCACTTTATTCACGGCGAGGGCAATTTTGTACCCAAATACAAATAAAGAGAATAATTACTCTATTTTCAATAGTTCATGAacatatttggcccttttccctaaATTAAAAGTGTGTCAACACGACGCTTTATATCCTACTCCAGAAAGAATCTCAACCTTATTACTACTAATCTTTCTACGGAAAAACAAAAAATGAAGAGGCCAGAAACCAGACCAAAAGCGGGACTTTTCATAAGAATAACCAAGACAGCTAAAAGAGAAGGGAACCGCGACAGAAGTAGAAGGGCGACAGCAGAATATTCttgcaagaaaaaaaaagaacacAAGACAACTACATGAAATGTCTTGTCAGCATATTCTTGACAGCAATGAGCCAGCTATAATGCTTTTTGACCTTTTGCCCTTGATATTCCCATTTCCTTTTTCGCAGCTACTACCTCTTTTTCTTCCCACTGCATTGATAACATCAGTGGCATCCCAAATAGGATGTTTATCTATGCTATGAAGTCAATTCCTGGTAATCTAAGATGACATTTTTATGACATAGTCGAGTTGAACCAAAGGCATTATGCAGACCCAAAATAACACCCTTTTTTGACTTGCTAACAAATGTTGAACTACCATGTGTTAGGGGAAACACATGTATAACACAAACAGAAGATGATAGAGAAAGAATGAAAGGACGAATAAAATAATTTGAACGTACATTTCAAATGAGACAACACATTACATGAGACAAGTCCCCCAAAGGGAGAGGAGAAAAGGGGGCCATAAAAAGAAAtcgagaaagagagagagaaccAAGATACAAGAGGACAGTGCCACATGAGATCATGTCCTAGATCACAGAATTGAATTCTCAGCTTCTTGGGGGTCACCCTACGGCTATAAGTATGTGCAAATTATGCTCGAGCTTAACCATAGCTTGCCGGTGTATAACATACGCCCATTCCTCATACTAAGCAGCCTTTGAAACCTTTTCTTAATGTTGTTTCATCTAGGTTTTTGCCTATGAATACTAACTTGTTTATTCTCTTCTCATTTGGTTCCCATGTCTTGCCTGGGCATCCATCTAAAATCGAATGTACCCCCTTCGAAAAATTtaaagaaaagccaaaaaaaaaattcagtatCAAGAATAACAGATCATCAAGATGGAACATACTACGGTGAAGAAATTGATGAGAACCTGGAAAACATAGCGCTCTTCAGAATCACTCACAGATAAAACCCCTTTCATCCTGTACAGGTCATCCCCTTTCTCTTCAATGAGTCTTTCAAGCCAATCATCAACCTGGACCAAATACCCCACAAAAAGATTGTTCATCCACAATGAGTTAATTTTGGACAAAAAAATGGCCAAGGAAGAATTTCAATCATACAGTTTCTGtttatcttcttttcttttctttttttcttttgatcgTTAAGCATATCAGGGGAGAAAACACACTGAGCAGTTACATATGGGCAGAGCAGCAAGACTTTTACGAATGCAGTGATATGCAAACTTGGCAACTCAACAATAATcaggataaaaattcgaaataaaAAAAGGTTAGCTAGAAAAAGCATATACCTCATCTAAATCTAAGGTTCCCTCAGACACAATACTAACACTGGATACAGCAGAATCATGCACATGATCATGGTGGTGGCCTTTGTGATGTCCTGTAAACAATGAGGCTTTCTATTAATGCtacggaagaagaagaagaaaaaagaaagaagaagaaactgGTAGGAGCATCCTGTCTATCTTCTGATAAGATGAGAAGTCATATCAGTAATAACAAGGAATCTAACACATCAAACACTAATATGtacataattttttttcttaaaaaaggGAAGACAGGAAAACATTGGAAAGAACATGAGAACAAAGAAGAAAAGTTTCAAAAAAGTTACAGTAATCACTACCATGCCCATCTTCATGATGGTGCCCACAGTGTGAGCCCTCTGATTGAACTTCAGAATCAACTCTGCAAAAGCAAGACGTTCTTACAAAATCAGTAAAAATAACTCAAGATACCATTCTGACCCATGGAATAGGAAAATTTTTAAGAAGCAAGTTCTGTAAGAGAATCACCTATCAAGATCATAACCACCAACTCCCAGAACAAAGTCCATATCAACCACCCCATATTTTGCCCTCTTTATTTGTGCCATCCCATTGATATGCTGGAAagttatagcaatcaacactttGTATGTAAAAGAGGAGTCATAATCAAACAGGAGAAGAGTATAACTAAATGCAGACTCAAGAAGTACATTTATCCACCAGAAATGACAATACAGATTTATACCTAATTGTCAAAACTGTTAGATACACGGAACACCACAGAAATAAGAAAAATAGACGGAGTTCAAGGTTGTAACAGCTCAAAATGCATTACCAAGTCATATTGAGACAAGCATTATGGAAAATATTAAGGTAATACAGTAAGAAAGTAGCGAGAAGAACCTCGAAAAtaaattttatcttctttcaCATTAAGCAAATTAGTTAACACAACATGCATAAGAGGGGATGTCCAAGCTTAACCCTATTGAATGATTCATATGCATCTCATATTGCAACACCCTCAGTGCATGTCATGTTTTTATATATTCGAGAAACTCCCAGCACCGCAATACCAGAAGATAGACAAATAAGCTTAAAAAAGAAGAGACTACCAAATAAgcttaaaaaaaagaagagactCTACCTTGATTTTCTTTGTCAACACTTCGAGCTCAGCTTCAGCAACCAAGTCTATCTGTCAACATAATCAGAAGAACATAAACTGAATTATAGGCTTCCCAAGATTGCTTGACCTACTGCAGGCTATAAACTGAAGTATAGGCTTCCCAAGATTGCTTGAACCTACTGCAGGCTAGGAAAGGCGAGCGACCAATTGCAAAGCTAGAAGCTGCCTTACCTTGTTCAAGATAATACGATCTGCATAAGCCACTTGTTCAACAGCCTCATTCACCACAAATCTGGGTTTTATCTCATTTAAATGCTGCAAGGCATGCTTGCAGTCAACCAGTGTAACGACTCCATCAAGTTTGACATGTCTTGAAACCAACTCATCAGAACAAAATGTTTCAATAACTGGACCAGGCTTTGCAAGACCTGCAAAACAAGTAGCAACTCAGAGGAACGGTTCGGAATATGATAAACACTCACTAAACCATGGGTTCCAAATTTCAATTTCTGAAGAACAAGATGCTACAGGGATTTAGTTAGACCAAAATGCATATTGAGTATTTAGCCAGCATTCTACAGGGGCCTCATAATGGGCTAAACTACGGAACCCCACCTTTCGtggttttctttttttctttgccCTGTTTCACCCCCTGAAGAAGGGGGTCTACAAAGGATACTCCATTGCAAAAAGCTAGTAAGCGACATTCAGCAAAATTGAAAAACTTTTCTGTCAGCGATGCCAGTGGACATTAACCTTGCCGGACCATGTACAGCGCAATTGAAGTTACCCAGGAGGTAACAACAGACCTAAACGACTAAGGCTTCATGCAAGAGAGTGAAAGGACCAGATGGATAACAGAAATAAGCAAAACTGCAGTAGTCATTGGCAAATTAAATGAAGTTACATGCTCCTAAGtgtcggaattttatttgaatcaACATCACGAAAGATAATTACCAAAACATAAGAAAATGGCACATATGCATAAGTTCCCCATTTTTTGCTGTTCGTATCACTGCATCAACATCATCTAAAGGAGGAGGGAGGAATTCATATCAAGCTGCAGTTTGGATTAATGCAAATCTATTTCTATGTGGATTGTTTTAAGGCAAATAAATTTAATCCATCCCGTCAATAAAAGAGATAAGAAACCCCTCTGCTAAATGTTTTCACATACTTTATAGAAGAACATTAGCTATTTCTCATAACATGACCTGCATACATCAAGCAAAGTTATCCATTGAAGTATTTAAGTGATTTGCAAGTGCCAAAGTACATAAtcagattttttttctttttgattagTACTTCATAATCAGATGTTCTTGAGATCTTACTAACAAAATCGAGTTTCACTGCACGTGAGCACATTTGACAACAGCAGTTAGttacatttattaaatagttTCACATACCTGTTGTCTCTATAACTATGTGATCAAATTTGTCTCTCCTCTTCTTAACGAGCTCCAAAAGCATCTTAACAAGGTCACCACGTACAGTACAACATAGACAACCATTATTAACCATGACAATGTCCTCATTAGATGAAGAATGACTAGCAACCAATGAGCCATCAATGTCCACCTCGCCAAACTGCAATTGGATTTAGTCATATAAATATCTAAGTAAATGTAGATAGTCCAAATTTTACCAGCCATATCATACTTTGTGAAAGGCAGTTCAAGAACTTGATATTGGATGATGATAAGCATGCAAAGTGCATGTGTGATACACATTGTCTACGCAAAATATTAAATAACAAACAATGAGGCATATCATTTAAGAATGGCAGAAATTGATTGGTGCATCAGTACctaatctttattttttttaaaattaaatcagGAAACAACTGCGCAAAAGCAAACTCAAATTATAAAATGAAGAGCTGCAATTTGTAGAACAATGCGAAAACTGGCTCATTGTTCTGCAAAAATTTTCCTACATGTATTATGTTCGTAACTATAGGACAGAAGAAAAATTGGCAAATTTAGGTTGCCACAATATGTAATAACCACATCAATTAACAAGCTCTAGTGGTAGATTCACATCCTTGTTACTTTGCTCAAATGGTTACTAAGTTTGATAAGTATTTTGTTTTACAGCATAAAAATGAAAGTTAATGACTTAAACAATCAAGCTAGATCGTCATGCTAAGACAGGTGCTTGTAGAAATTGCGAGTTAAGCTGCAAATTTGGGTGAGCCAACTCATGAAGGTTTggtttattttttactttatttaagAAGGGACTAAGTTGGGCAACATAGTTATATCCAACTCAATAGATGTAAACCAACAATCAAATGCAAAATGGGAAGTCAAAGGGCATCCACTTGAAAAACATCTTAGGATATAGAAGTTAACAACAATAGCTGGAGAAGACAAGAAAAACCCATAATACCTCATTTTCGATCACAGCAATCCGCTTCCCATGCTGAGATGTCAGTATATGATTCAACAAAGTAGTCTGCCAGAGCATCCATGAAACAAAGGCATGAGATTCTTATAAGCATAATAATCCCAACGTCTTATATGTGCAAAGTAATTCAGATATTTAAACTCAACATAGAGAAGCTCTATATTCCTGGTTCATATattaaacccaaaaaaaaaaaggaaacaggGTTTTGATTTTAACAAAATCAATCATTTAGTTCAAACTTTGCAGTGGACATAATTTTCATTATACGAAAAAAACTATAGTAATATAAAGCACAAATATTTTTGATATGTTTCATTCTAATGTTTCGTAACGTTCTATCAACAACAACTATGCTTGATCCCAAGCTAGATGAGCTCAGCTATATGAATCCACACTAAGATTG
The DNA window shown above is from Nicotiana tomentosiformis chromosome 8, ASM39032v3, whole genome shotgun sequence and carries:
- the LOC138897561 gene encoding uncharacterized protein → MRPLSGEEETSISASKPAKDKKRKKTSTSEDPEPKKKKARKSKKSIILLAEDSVRRLREEDEEEEEDDSGLVAQVGMSTEAPKAIESMKAAETPEGVSERDLGEVPESSRIEDACHHNEPTVSKAVGAGLEAP
- the LOC104088990 gene encoding uncharacterized protein, which translates into the protein MATLRYLLSKSSTSLKLANPRPFHNFPPISHFPRTLHSFVSREFHFCSPNSRSFSTSPEYLPQDSDSSFAAALNFDSRVPATVITGFLGSGKTTLLNHILTSQHGKRIAVIENEFGEVDIDGSLVASHSSSNEDIVMVNNGCLCCTVRGDLVKMLLELVKKRRDKFDHIVIETTGLAKPGPVIETFCSDELVSRHVKLDGVVTLVDCKHALQHLNEIKPRFVVNEAVEQVAYADRIILNKIDLVAEAELEVLTKKIKHINGMAQIKRAKYGVVDMDFVLGVGGYDLDRVDSEVQSEGSHCGHHHEDGHGHHKGHHHDHVHDSAVSSVSIVSEGTLDLDEVDDWLERLIEEKGDDLYRMKGVLSVSDSEERYVFQGVHSILDGCPGKTWEPNEKRINKLVFIGKNLDETTLRKGFKGCLV